In Arthrobacter sp. QXT-31, one genomic interval encodes:
- a CDS encoding GuaB3 family IMP dehydrogenase-related protein: MTYEIEIGRGKRGRRAYSLDDIAIVPNRRTRDPKDVSVSWQIDAYKFDMPVIAAPMDSAMSPATAIALGKLGGLGVLDLEGLWTRYEDPQPVLDEIGALADETNSPAVTRRMQQLYQAPIQPELITSRLAEIRAAGITVAGALTPQRTQEHYKTVVAAGVDIFVIRGTTVSAEHVSKDHEPLNLKQFIYELDVPVIVGGAAGYTPALHLMRTGAAGVLVGFGGGATTTTRRALGIHSPMASAISDVAAARRDYMDESGGRYVHVIADGGMGSSGDIVKAIAMGADAVMLGTALARAEEAPGKGWHWGQEAHHLELPRGDRVNIGTVGPLEEVLFGPGHHTNGTSNLIGALRRSMATTGYSDLKEFQRVDVVVSPYGGN; this comes from the coding sequence TCCCTGGATGACATTGCGATCGTCCCCAACCGTCGCACCCGTGACCCCAAGGACGTCTCCGTCTCGTGGCAGATCGATGCCTACAAGTTCGACATGCCCGTCATCGCCGCACCGATGGACTCCGCCATGTCCCCGGCGACCGCGATCGCGCTCGGCAAGCTCGGCGGCCTGGGTGTCCTGGACCTCGAAGGCCTCTGGACCCGCTATGAGGACCCGCAGCCGGTCCTGGACGAGATCGGCGCGCTCGCTGATGAAACCAACAGCCCGGCCGTCACACGCCGGATGCAGCAGCTCTACCAGGCACCGATCCAGCCCGAACTGATCACCTCGCGGCTGGCCGAAATCCGCGCGGCAGGCATCACCGTGGCCGGAGCCCTCACCCCGCAGCGCACCCAGGAGCACTACAAGACTGTGGTGGCCGCCGGCGTCGACATCTTTGTGATCCGCGGAACCACGGTTTCCGCCGAGCACGTCTCCAAGGACCATGAACCGCTGAACCTCAAGCAGTTCATCTACGAACTCGACGTCCCCGTCATCGTGGGCGGCGCCGCCGGCTACACCCCCGCCCTGCACCTCATGCGCACCGGCGCGGCCGGCGTCCTCGTCGGCTTCGGCGGCGGAGCCACCACCACCACGCGCCGCGCCCTGGGCATCCACTCGCCCATGGCCTCGGCCATCTCCGATGTCGCCGCCGCCCGCCGCGACTACATGGACGAGTCCGGCGGACGCTACGTTCACGTGATCGCCGACGGCGGCATGGGCTCCTCGGGCGACATCGTCAAGGCCATCGCCATGGGGGCCGACGCCGTCATGCTCGGCACTGCCCTCGCCCGGGCGGAGGAAGCCCCCGGAAAGGGCTGGCACTGGGGCCAGGAGGCACACCACCTGGAACTGCCCCGCGGCGATAGGGTCAACATCGGAACTGTCGGACCGCTGGAAGAGGTGCTCTTCGGCCCGGGCCACCACACCAACGGGACCTCCAACCTGATCGGCGCGCTCCGCCGCTCCATGGCCACCACCGGCTACTCGGACCTCAAGGAGTTCCAGCGGGTCGACGTCGTGGTTTCCCCATACGGCGGAAACTGA